The proteins below come from a single Anaerolineae bacterium genomic window:
- a CDS encoding ferredoxin — translation MAKVTIVQGECISCGACWSECPEFFEEDENRLSQVVEKYRVGGNPAEGEAPPELESCVKSAASGCPVEAIKVE, via the coding sequence ATGGCTAAAGTTACCATAGTTCAGGGAGAATGCATCAGCTGCGGAGCTTGCTGGTCCGAATGCCCTGAGTTCTTTGAAGAAGACGAGAATCGCCTAAGCCAGGTAGTGGAAAAATACCGCGTAGGAGGTAACCCCGCCGAAGGGGAAGCCCCTCCCGAACTTGAAAGCTGCGTTAAGTCGGCTGCCAGCGGGTGCCCAGTAGAAGCCATCAAGGTAGAATAA
- a CDS encoding sulfurtransferase TusA family protein, translating into MALIRVDVRGQTCPVPLVEVRKAIRKAEAGDIIEVVGTHPPSRKEIPMAVEALGLKVLSIEGTDDNWVIRIQK; encoded by the coding sequence ATGGCTTTGATAAGAGTAGACGTGCGAGGGCAAACCTGCCCGGTTCCGCTGGTGGAAGTCCGCAAAGCCATACGCAAAGCCGAAGCAGGTGACATAATTGAAGTTGTGGGGACCCATCCTCCTTCCAGGAAGGAAATCCCCATGGCTGTTGAGGCCCTGGGGTTAAAAGTGCTCAGCATAGAAGGCACCGATGACAATTGGGTTATCCGCATTCAAAAATAA